From one Nitrosococcus halophilus Nc 4 genomic stretch:
- a CDS encoding IS256 family transposase, translated as MTSIEKKTDELLDELLKECNSPKEVLGEHGLLKQLSKRLVERVLEAELTEHLGYAPHAQEGRGSGNSRNGKSKKRVQSEAGQLEIEVPRDRNGNFEPQLVKKRQRRLEGFDEKVLALYARGLSTREIEAQLEELYGVEVSPALISQVTDAVLEEVRAWQSRPLSAVYPILYFDALFVKSRQEGMVKTKAVYLALGVNLEGEKELLGMWMSENEGAKFWLSVFNELKNRGVEDCFIACVDGLKGLPEAIEAVFPQAQVQLCIVHKVRGSLKYVPWKQRRAVAADLRAIYGAATLAEAEQALERFSARWDETYPAISPSWRADWSRLTVFFDYPPQIRRAIYTTNAIESLNYSLRKVLKNRGAFPTDEAIFKVLYLALNNITKKWTQPIRDWKAALNQFVILFAERMPK; from the coding sequence ATGACCAGTATTGAAAAAAAGACCGATGAGTTGCTGGATGAACTTCTGAAGGAGTGCAATAGCCCGAAAGAGGTTCTGGGCGAGCATGGGTTATTGAAGCAGCTGAGCAAGCGCTTGGTGGAGCGGGTTTTGGAGGCTGAGCTGACTGAGCACCTAGGGTACGCGCCCCATGCTCAGGAAGGTCGGGGCAGTGGCAACAGCCGCAACGGCAAGAGCAAGAAGCGGGTTCAGAGCGAGGCGGGGCAATTGGAAATCGAGGTGCCACGGGACCGCAATGGGAATTTTGAGCCGCAATTGGTCAAGAAACGTCAGCGTCGGCTGGAGGGCTTTGATGAGAAGGTGCTAGCGCTGTATGCCCGGGGGCTCTCGACCCGAGAGATTGAGGCGCAGCTGGAAGAGCTCTATGGGGTGGAGGTCTCCCCGGCGCTGATTTCCCAGGTGACCGATGCGGTGTTGGAGGAGGTGCGGGCCTGGCAAAGCCGGCCCCTATCGGCCGTCTATCCCATCCTATATTTTGATGCCTTGTTTGTGAAATCACGCCAGGAGGGCATGGTGAAAACGAAAGCAGTGTACTTAGCCCTGGGGGTCAATCTAGAGGGAGAGAAAGAGCTGTTAGGGATGTGGATGAGTGAAAACGAAGGGGCTAAATTCTGGCTGTCGGTATTCAATGAGCTGAAAAACCGGGGGGTCGAGGATTGCTTTATTGCCTGCGTGGACGGGCTCAAGGGCCTGCCTGAGGCCATCGAGGCGGTGTTTCCACAGGCCCAGGTTCAGCTGTGCATCGTGCACAAGGTGCGCGGCTCGCTGAAGTATGTCCCCTGGAAACAGCGCCGGGCCGTGGCGGCCGACCTGCGGGCCATCTATGGCGCCGCGACCCTGGCCGAGGCCGAACAGGCCCTAGAGCGCTTCTCAGCGCGTTGGGATGAGACATATCCGGCCATCAGCCCCAGCTGGCGGGCCGATTGGTCACGGCTGACGGTCTTCTTTGATTACCCACCCCAGATCCGGCGAGCCATTTATACCACCAACGCCATCGAATCCTTGAACTATTCACTACGAAAAGTCTTGAAAAACCGGGGCGCTTTTCCCACGGATGAAGCCATTTTCAAGGTGCTCTATCTGGCCCTGAACAATATCACCAAAAAATGGACTCAACCCATTCGGGACTGGAAGGCCGCCCTCAATCAATTCGTCATCCTCTTCGCTGAGCGGATGCCCAAGTGA
- a CDS encoding transposase: protein MRVSGNPKYTKQYEAKLAYLQGKLAKKQKGSHNRNKLRLKVARMHTKIADCRRDATHKATRTLINENQVVCVESLAVKNRIKHPRLAKPIADAHWGEFVRQLKYKAQWVGRTVVEIDRGFPSSKRCPTPGCGYINETLPREVREWRCPSWGTVHDRDIAAAINIKTAGLAGLASGATGTGATTGVVA from the coding sequence ATGCGCGTTTCCGGCAATCCCAAGTACACCAAGCAGTACGAAGCGAAGCTGGCCTATCTGCAGGGTAAGCTGGCGAAGAAGCAGAAAGGTTCCCATAACCGCAACAAACTGCGGCTGAAGGTGGCCCGTATGCACACTAAAATAGCTGACTGCCGTCGGGACGCCACCCACAAGGCGACTCGCACACTGATCAACGAAAACCAAGTCGTGTGCGTTGAATCTCTTGCGGTGAAGAACAGGATCAAACACCCCCGGCTTGCCAAGCCCATAGCCGATGCCCATTGGGGTGAGTTTGTCCGTCAACTGAAGTACAAGGCGCAGTGGGTAGGGCGAACCGTAGTCGAGATCGACCGCGGGTTCCCCAGCTCCAAGCGTTGCCCCACCCCAGGGTGCGGATATATCAACGAAACGCTGCCGCGGGAGGTCCGTGAATGGCGCTGTCCCTCGTGGGGGACTGTCCATGACCGCGACATCGCAGCGGCGATCAATATCAAAACCGCCGGGCTGGCGGGGTTAGCCTCTGGAGCGACTGGAACGGGGGCGACAACAGGCGTTGTCGCCTAG
- a CDS encoding type II toxin-antitoxin system ParD family antitoxin: protein MANTSLSLGEHWETFIKNEMASGRYGSASEVVRDALRLLEERRSKLDALRAHLGQGEAQAQRGEFVENYSIEAVITELDQEI from the coding sequence ATGGCCAATACCAGTTTAAGCCTTGGAGAGCATTGGGAAACCTTCATTAAGAACGAAATGGCGAGCGGGCGCTACGGTTCCGCCAGTGAAGTCGTACGCGATGCGCTGCGCTTGCTGGAAGAGAGGAGAAGCAAGCTGGACGCGCTACGGGCACATTTAGGGCAAGGGGAGGCGCAGGCGCAGCGCGGTGAGTTTGTCGAAAACTATTCCATCGAGGCGGTGATTACCGAGTTAGATCAGGAAATCTGA
- a CDS encoding type II toxin-antitoxin system RelE/ParE family toxin has protein sequence MPGYRITPRAKADLKNIGRYTLKIWGKQQRDIYLKNLDQRFAWLAENPCLGKHRPDIEEGYYCFPQGSHLVFYLLREDGIDIIGIPHQDMDILNYFNG, from the coding sequence ATGCCCGGTTACAGGATTACACCACGGGCGAAAGCGGATTTGAAAAATATCGGGCGCTATACGCTCAAAATCTGGGGCAAGCAACAACGCGATATTTATCTGAAAAATCTTGATCAACGCTTTGCCTGGCTGGCGGAAAATCCGTGTCTGGGAAAGCACCGGCCTGATATAGAGGAAGGCTATTATTGCTTTCCCCAAGGCTCGCATCTGGTTTTTTATCTCCTACGTGAGGATGGCATTGATATTATCGGTATTCCCCATCAGGATATGGATATTCTGAATTATTTTAACGGGTGA
- a CDS encoding YqaA family protein — translation MNFPAHLDLWSLFGSSFLAATLLPGGSEVVFALLAAENVHSPSLLIGIATLGNTLGGMVTLGMGRLLARRYPMRALEKPAHQRASRWLHKYGPLSLLWSWVPVIGDPLCFVAGWLRLNLLLALAFIAVGKCARYAALWSVTG, via the coding sequence TTGAATTTTCCAGCTCATTTAGATCTTTGGAGCCTCTTTGGGAGTAGCTTTTTGGCGGCAACGCTGTTGCCGGGAGGCTCGGAGGTGGTGTTTGCCTTATTGGCAGCAGAGAATGTCCATTCTCCATCGTTGTTAATTGGGATAGCCACTCTCGGCAACACTTTGGGGGGTATGGTGACACTGGGGATGGGCCGGTTGCTGGCGCGACGTTATCCCATGCGGGCGCTGGAGAAACCTGCTCACCAGCGGGCCTCTCGTTGGCTCCATAAATATGGCCCTCTCAGCTTACTTTGGTCTTGGGTCCCCGTGATTGGCGATCCGCTATGTTTTGTTGCCGGTTGGCTGCGCTTAAATTTGCTTTTAGCCCTTGCTTTCATCGCCGTGGGTAAGTGTGCCCGCTACGCAGCGCTGTGGAGTGTGACAGGTTAA
- a CDS encoding PepSY domain-containing protein → MMKGKKLIPLAVFVGLTTLGAGQSYGQQSTPAAEGFLAIEQIIEKVRADYPGEIIAVEREKEEGKMVWEVEVKDKDGKKWEVYYDASTGKKLKSEPES, encoded by the coding sequence ATGATGAAGGGCAAAAAATTAATCCCCCTGGCTGTTTTTGTTGGCCTGACAACCTTGGGTGCGGGGCAGTCCTATGGACAGCAATCTACCCCGGCCGCTGAAGGTTTTCTTGCTATAGAGCAGATCATTGAAAAGGTCCGCGCTGATTATCCTGGTGAAATCATTGCGGTTGAGCGAGAAAAAGAGGAGGGGAAGATGGTCTGGGAAGTCGAGGTTAAGGACAAGGATGGCAAGAAGTGGGAAGTTTATTACGACGCTTCCACCGGTAAGAAGCTAAAATCAGAGCCGGAGTCCTGA
- a CDS encoding MATE family efflux transporter, whose amino-acid sequence MAKHEGQAQPYLEPLPPIGLRPLLALAIPSAVFAFLTNGFRIVDQYFIQGVSVEAQAAIGSSAFVLIFTYATFEVFAAGAGPLIARATGAHDPLARRTLLGEAIYGALLLTMLLMVLGTLGAPMITHTLGLEGQSAIECTRYLRTLFLTILPLVLTPLVDQTFISMGSARPPLLLHTLSLGLNIILTPLLIHEAGLGIVGAALASNIARGIGVGIGLILLKRITGLTFEDLKPRGQLRRIMRIGTPMALGTAFFAIVYWGLLKTSVSPLGTHVNAALGIGFSALEGCTWPLFHGLSLGAASLAGRYLGARRPDLARRTFHMALPLATLLGLAASLIFFFAGEALTALFTDDIAVHRAATEYAVILAASQLFLAWEALSEGILAGAGDTRTVFWYSTPFNLIRVPLAWLFAFPMGFEASGIWWAINVTTYAKALFKGWAVWQGRWTTIEP is encoded by the coding sequence ATGGCAAAGCACGAGGGCCAGGCGCAACCGTACCTAGAGCCCCTTCCTCCTATCGGTCTTCGACCGCTTCTTGCACTTGCCATTCCCAGTGCTGTTTTCGCTTTTCTCACCAACGGTTTTCGGATCGTCGACCAATATTTTATTCAAGGCGTGTCCGTCGAGGCCCAAGCAGCCATCGGCTCCTCCGCCTTCGTTCTTATTTTTACCTACGCCACTTTTGAAGTGTTTGCGGCAGGGGCAGGCCCTCTCATCGCTCGGGCGACGGGTGCCCATGATCCCCTAGCCCGTCGAACATTGCTCGGCGAAGCCATCTACGGCGCCCTCCTCCTGACCATGCTTTTAATGGTCCTGGGGACCCTGGGGGCACCGATGATTACCCATACCTTGGGTCTTGAGGGCCAATCAGCCATCGAATGCACTCGCTATCTTCGCACCCTTTTTTTAACGATACTGCCCCTGGTGCTGACCCCCTTAGTCGACCAAACTTTTATTAGCATGGGTTCGGCCCGACCACCATTGCTACTCCATACCCTTTCCCTAGGCCTGAATATTATTTTGACCCCGCTGCTCATCCATGAGGCGGGACTTGGCATTGTCGGCGCCGCCCTAGCTTCCAATATCGCCCGTGGCATTGGGGTCGGCATTGGCTTGATATTGCTCAAGCGGATAACAGGATTAACCTTCGAAGATCTCAAACCCCGAGGACAACTCCGCCGGATCATGCGCATCGGCACCCCCATGGCGCTAGGAACGGCCTTTTTTGCCATTGTCTATTGGGGACTGCTGAAAACTTCCGTCTCGCCACTGGGGACTCATGTCAACGCGGCCCTGGGAATTGGCTTTTCCGCCCTGGAGGGGTGCACCTGGCCCCTCTTCCATGGGCTCTCCCTCGGCGCCGCCTCTCTCGCCGGCCGTTACCTGGGAGCCCGCCGGCCCGATCTTGCCCGCCGGACCTTCCACATGGCGCTGCCCCTGGCCACCCTGCTGGGCCTCGCGGCTTCCCTAATATTTTTCTTTGCGGGTGAAGCTCTGACTGCCCTTTTTACCGACGACATTGCCGTTCATCGGGCGGCCACGGAGTATGCGGTGATCCTGGCCGCTTCTCAGCTTTTTCTGGCCTGGGAGGCCCTGAGTGAAGGCATTCTCGCCGGTGCCGGCGATACCCGGACGGTATTTTGGTACAGCACCCCTTTCAACTTGATTCGGGTCCCACTGGCCTGGTTATTCGCTTTTCCCATGGGTTTTGAAGCCTCTGGGATCTGGTGGGCCATCAATGTCACCACCTACGCCAAAGCCCTATTCAAAGGGTGGGCCGTGTGGCAAGGACGCTGGACGACTATTGAGCCTTGA
- a CDS encoding OmpA family protein has translation MNNKKIIATIATVVPILFTADISAQSSDQPLYAPYEGWPPCAVMEAAGETMPDGQVVTGVICRSNPFIPDSDNDGVPDDTDQCPGTPEGVEVDTVGCPLDNDNDGVPDYLDQCPDTPVGVAVNSEGCPLDSDGDGVPDYLDQCPDTPPGVAVNSEGCPLDSDGDGVTDDVDQCPDTPAGVEVDEVGCPEPVVLEGGVHFAFDSAKLTPEARDILDETADSLRTHPDLEVTIEGHTDSVGNADYNKRLSQLRAEAAMNYLVSQGVDQSRLEAVGYGEAQPIASNKTKEGRAQNRRVELHTHD, from the coding sequence ATGAATAATAAAAAAATCATCGCAACCATTGCAACGGTTGTGCCAATATTATTTACAGCTGACATATCAGCACAATCAAGCGATCAGCCCCTATATGCACCCTATGAAGGCTGGCCGCCCTGTGCCGTCATGGAGGCCGCAGGAGAGACCATGCCCGATGGCCAAGTGGTCACGGGGGTTATCTGCCGCTCCAATCCCTTTATTCCAGATAGCGATAACGACGGGGTTCCAGATGATACCGATCAATGCCCCGGAACACCTGAAGGGGTAGAAGTGGATACCGTGGGCTGCCCCCTAGATAATGACAACGACGGGGTACCGGATTATCTCGACCAATGCCCCGACACCCCGGTAGGCGTGGCGGTAAATAGCGAAGGCTGTCCCCTAGACAGTGATGGTGACGGGGTACCGGACTATCTTGACCAATGTCCCGACACCCCCCCAGGCGTGGCGGTAAATAGCGAAGGCTGTCCCCTAGACAGTGATGGCGATGGGGTGACCGATGATGTAGATCAGTGCCCCGACACCCCTGCTGGCGTTGAAGTAGACGAAGTAGGCTGTCCCGAACCTGTTGTCCTTGAGGGAGGAGTCCATTTCGCATTTGATTCCGCCAAACTGACCCCAGAAGCACGTGACATATTGGATGAGACGGCGGATTCTCTGCGTACTCATCCCGATCTAGAGGTCACTATTGAAGGCCATACTGACAGTGTGGGTAACGCCGACTATAACAAGCGTCTTTCCCAATTGCGCGCTGAAGCCGCCATGAACTACTTAGTTTCCCAGGGCGTCGATCAGTCTAGGCTGGAAGCGGTAGGATATGGGGAAGCACAACCCATTGCCTCCAATAAAACCAAAGAAGGTCGGGCACAAAATCGCCGGGTCGAACTCCATACCCATGACTAA
- a CDS encoding lytic transglycosylase domain-containing protein has product MKKWLSTGLVIGLLGLSPGSNASEIRVPLQLDHEFLRQILIRQVYTGPHHTAQMWNEDSRCNSLVLSNPQISSAGPQIRLLSEGKAKIGTPIGNRCIPLLDWKGMIEVFQEPVLGPQLATVSFRTVKSNIYNPQGGKNLTTGKLWDGVKKYVHPKLSQVRINLHPLLAELRSLLPLVLPQQEGPQIQTTLHSLALTEAQTTPAGMRVTLGFTLPDLSHPQTPTSPEPALSPAELQRWKTTWRHWDAFLTFVIKHAAAESTLKELRLTLLEILLDARHDIGKALTSSTPGTPDPIRALFLSTWERLSPVLRRLTLNMSNERALRYLTFITASDALKIIDQLRPVSGLDISTDGLRRLARTIAPQEQQDPLSYSFKVDPSLRRSFGLGPPLPPPQENPDLGLSHWFWRSAWAASDIDQSLIARLNQWAPTSRDIGTYLPIVHQLLDQTTHHLLHRRQLEPQMQSLYRWLLLATAWQESCWRQFIKQGDSIQPIRSHAGSVGLMQVNQNVWRGFYDVNGLNQNIAYNTKAGGEILMHYLVDYAIRKGEHKKTDNFHNLARAAYAAYNGGPRHLSRYRKANTPKSLRRIDAFFWDKYQTIKQGNELAVAQCFGVEASSLQSPPGTRK; this is encoded by the coding sequence ATGAAAAAATGGCTTTCTACAGGTCTTGTGATTGGGCTGCTCGGGCTATCCCCGGGGAGCAATGCCAGTGAAATCCGGGTACCACTACAACTGGATCATGAGTTTCTCCGCCAAATTCTCATTAGGCAAGTATATACTGGCCCCCATCATACGGCGCAGATGTGGAATGAGGATAGCAGATGCAACTCTCTGGTACTTTCTAATCCTCAAATCAGTAGCGCGGGCCCGCAAATTCGCCTGCTTAGTGAAGGAAAAGCCAAAATTGGAACCCCTATCGGCAATCGCTGCATTCCGCTCCTAGATTGGAAAGGGATGATTGAGGTATTCCAAGAACCTGTGCTTGGGCCCCAATTGGCTACAGTCAGTTTCCGAACCGTTAAATCAAATATTTACAATCCTCAAGGGGGTAAAAATCTCACCACAGGTAAACTGTGGGATGGAGTAAAAAAATATGTCCATCCCAAGCTTTCACAGGTGCGGATTAACCTCCACCCCCTGTTGGCAGAGCTGCGAAGCTTGCTACCCCTTGTGTTACCCCAGCAAGAGGGACCTCAAATTCAAACCACGCTTCACTCGCTCGCACTGACCGAAGCACAAACCACCCCGGCCGGTATGAGGGTCACATTGGGTTTTACACTCCCGGATCTCAGCCATCCCCAAACACCGACCTCTCCCGAACCTGCCCTCTCGCCCGCAGAATTGCAACGCTGGAAAACAACCTGGCGGCACTGGGATGCGTTTCTCACTTTTGTCATCAAACATGCAGCAGCCGAAAGCACGCTAAAAGAACTTCGCCTCACTCTCTTGGAAATCCTATTGGATGCCCGTCATGATATTGGGAAGGCCCTCACCTCCTCGACCCCAGGAACCCCTGATCCCATACGTGCCCTATTTCTAAGCACCTGGGAGCGCTTGTCCCCGGTGTTGCGCCGCCTCACCCTGAACATGTCCAATGAAAGAGCCCTGCGCTACTTGACCTTTATTACCGCCAGCGATGCCCTAAAAATCATTGATCAACTTCGTCCTGTATCCGGCCTTGACATTTCCACCGACGGATTGCGCCGACTAGCGCGGACCATTGCTCCCCAAGAACAGCAGGACCCCCTCTCTTACAGTTTTAAAGTCGATCCCAGTCTGCGTCGATCGTTTGGGCTGGGCCCCCCTCTACCCCCACCCCAGGAAAATCCCGATCTCGGCCTAAGCCATTGGTTTTGGCGAAGCGCTTGGGCTGCCAGCGACATTGATCAGTCGCTGATTGCCCGGCTAAACCAATGGGCGCCCACCTCCCGCGATATTGGCACCTATCTACCCATAGTCCACCAACTTTTGGATCAAACCACCCACCACTTACTCCACCGGCGCCAATTAGAACCCCAAATGCAATCATTATATCGTTGGCTCCTGCTCGCCACCGCCTGGCAAGAAAGCTGTTGGCGCCAGTTCATCAAGCAAGGAGACAGCATCCAACCGATTCGTTCTCATGCCGGTTCAGTAGGTCTGATGCAGGTCAACCAAAATGTTTGGCGAGGTTTTTACGACGTTAACGGTTTGAATCAGAATATTGCCTACAACACCAAAGCAGGTGGCGAAATCTTGATGCACTATCTGGTCGATTACGCCATTAGAAAAGGCGAGCATAAAAAAACAGATAATTTCCATAACCTGGCCCGGGCGGCTTATGCTGCCTATAATGGAGGACCTAGACACCTGAGCCGTTACCGTAAGGCGAACACGCCCAAATCCTTGCGCAGGATAGATGCGTTCTTCTGGGATAAATATCAAACCATCAAACAAGGCAACGAATTGGCTGTTGCCCAGTGCTTTGGTGTAGAAGCCTCCTCCTTGCAATCTCCACCAGGGACGAGGAAATAA
- a CDS encoding exosortase system-associated protein, TIGR04073 family, which yields MVNDKAPNAMGFIVLLFFLLFGVASPTLAEEGYGERVGEKLGRGLVNVATGWVEIPKNIVNTSQDSNVGIGVTWGLVKGIGHTLGRTLVGAGELATFFVPTSEIIHPPYIFEDFHRDTTYGVAQ from the coding sequence ATGGTTAATGACAAAGCGCCTAATGCAATGGGGTTCATTGTTTTATTGTTTTTTCTGCTTTTTGGTGTTGCTTCGCCGACTCTAGCGGAAGAAGGTTATGGAGAGAGGGTAGGGGAAAAACTGGGGCGTGGATTAGTCAATGTGGCCACTGGTTGGGTGGAAATCCCCAAAAATATAGTGAATACCAGTCAGGATAGTAATGTGGGTATTGGAGTCACCTGGGGATTGGTGAAAGGTATTGGCCACACCCTGGGACGCACGCTCGTAGGGGCAGGGGAATTAGCCACTTTTTTCGTGCCGACTTCTGAAATTATCCATCCTCCCTATATCTTTGAGGATTTTCATCGGGATACGACTTACGGCGTGGCGCAGTAA
- a CDS encoding MT-A70 family methyltransferase: protein MASGLVAPPKKYRVIYADPPWAFKTYSKKGVGRSAEAHYDCLSIEEICRIPVNEWTTPDALLFLWVTDPLLPQAMEVIQAWGFTYKTVGFYWVKLNKSAQIGQLSEKDFFTGLGFWTRANPEMCLLATKGQPKRKSASVRRLIISPRREHSRKPDEAYERIEQLTDGPYLEMFARRARSGWDGWGNQTVLFNKGSVNTRRIPSDLRKHPLKEI from the coding sequence ATGGCTTCCGGTTTGGTCGCCCCCCCCAAAAAATATAGGGTCATCTATGCCGATCCACCTTGGGCATTTAAAACCTATTCAAAAAAAGGAGTTGGCCGCAGCGCGGAAGCCCATTACGACTGTCTATCCATTGAAGAAATCTGCCGTATTCCCGTTAACGAATGGACGACCCCTGATGCCCTGCTCTTCCTCTGGGTGACCGACCCGCTGCTTCCCCAGGCCATGGAAGTGATCCAGGCCTGGGGATTCACCTATAAAACGGTAGGCTTTTATTGGGTGAAACTCAACAAGTCAGCCCAAATCGGCCAACTCTCCGAAAAGGATTTTTTTACGGGTTTAGGCTTCTGGACCCGGGCCAACCCGGAAATGTGCTTGCTGGCGACCAAGGGCCAGCCAAAACGGAAATCTGCCAGCGTCCGCCGCCTAATCATTTCTCCACGACGGGAACATAGCCGCAAACCGGATGAGGCCTACGAGCGCATCGAGCAATTAACCGATGGCCCCTATCTAGAAATGTTTGCCCGCCGGGCTCGATCAGGCTGGGACGGATGGGGGAATCAAACGGTTTTGTTTAACAAGGGCTCGGTCAACACCCGTCGAATCCCCTCTGACCTGAGAAAACACCCTCTAAAGGAAATTTGA
- a CDS encoding ribonucleotide-diphosphate reductase subunit beta translates to MLNWDDPLAGVDSQKTQPQKLPPISAYSNEGGKEMEETQDNSNETLLTDNPESPTATVTGTEAGTGVLGIENIEMGAARIQVDDKRIINCRADLNQLVPFKYHWAWEKYLNGCANHWMPQEINMNADIALWKSADGLTEDERTIIKRNLGFFVTADSLVANNLVLAVYRHITNPECRQYLLRQAFEEAVHTHAYQYCVESLGLDEGEIFNMYREVPAVARKAEWALPFTQYLADPQFHTGTDENDQKLLRELIAFYVIFEGIFFYVGFVQILSMGRRNKMTGTAEQFQYIMRDESMHMNFGIDVINQIKIENPHLWTDSFKQETIQMIREAVSLETQYAYDTMPRGVLGLNAPMFDEYLKFIANRRCAQIGLPEQYPGASNPFPWMSEILDLKKEKNFFETRVTEYQTGGALKWD, encoded by the coding sequence ATGCTGAATTGGGACGACCCACTTGCAGGCGTTGATAGTCAAAAAACCCAACCTCAAAAATTGCCTCCCATCAGCGCGTACTCCAATGAGGGTGGGAAGGAGATGGAGGAGACACAAGATAACTCAAATGAAACATTGCTGACGGACAATCCAGAATCCCCTACAGCCACCGTCACTGGGACCGAAGCCGGCACGGGCGTTCTGGGGATTGAAAACATTGAAATGGGTGCGGCCCGGATTCAGGTGGATGATAAACGGATCATCAACTGCCGGGCGGATCTGAACCAGCTGGTGCCCTTTAAATACCACTGGGCCTGGGAAAAATACCTCAACGGCTGCGCTAACCACTGGATGCCGCAAGAAATTAACATGAACGCGGATATTGCCCTATGGAAAAGCGCCGATGGATTAACCGAGGATGAACGCACCATCATCAAACGCAATCTCGGTTTCTTCGTCACCGCCGACTCCTTGGTCGCTAACAATCTGGTATTGGCCGTCTACCGGCACATTACCAATCCCGAATGCCGCCAGTACCTGCTGCGTCAGGCTTTCGAGGAAGCGGTGCACACCCATGCCTACCAGTACTGCGTGGAGTCCCTGGGATTGGACGAAGGGGAAATTTTCAACATGTACCGGGAAGTGCCAGCCGTGGCCCGTAAAGCCGAATGGGCCCTGCCCTTCACCCAGTACTTGGCCGATCCCCAATTCCACACCGGTACCGACGAAAATGATCAGAAACTGTTGCGGGAACTCATCGCCTTTTATGTGATCTTCGAAGGCATCTTCTTTTACGTAGGATTCGTCCAAATTCTCTCCATGGGCCGCCGCAACAAAATGACCGGCACGGCTGAACAGTTCCAGTACATCATGCGCGATGAGTCCATGCATATGAACTTTGGCATTGATGTCATCAATCAGATCAAGATTGAAAACCCCCATCTGTGGACTGACTCCTTCAAACAAGAAACCATCCAAATGATCCGGGAGGCCGTGAGCCTAGAAACCCAATACGCTTATGACACCATGCCCCGTGGCGTGCTAGGCCTGAATGCCCCCATGTTTGACGAATACCTGAAGTTCATTGCCAATCGCCGCTGCGCCCAGATCGGACTGCCGGAACAGTATCCTGGCGCCAGCAATCCCTTTCCCTGGATGTCCGAGATCCTGGACCTCAAAAAAGAAAAGAATTTCTTTGAGACTCGGGTGACGGAATATCAAACCGGGGGCGCCTTGAAGTGGGATTAA